A stretch of DNA from Selenomonadales bacterium:
GGGCATAAAGGTGCTGATTGACACCTACGCGCACGTCGACGGCAAATTCTTCGTTGTAGGCCGGGACGACGCCTATACGCGACGGCGCACCTTGTCGGCTGTCATGGAGGGGGTAGACCGTGCGCAGCCCATTATTCTCCTCGACCACCAGCCGGTTGCCCTACAGGAGGCAGAAGAAAATGGCGTCGACTTAATGCTGTCCGGCCACACTCACCATGGGCAGTTCTTTCCCAATCACCTGCTCACGCAGAGAATCTTCGCGGTCGATTGGGGCTACTTACGCCAAGGAGCACTGCAGGTGATTGTGTCGTGTGGCTTCGGCACGTGGGGCCCGCCAATTCGCACGAGTGGGTGGAGCGAAATTGTGGAAGTGGAGATAGGCACAACTAACGTACGACAGTGCAGGAATTCGCAGGCCGGCGGATAACATAATACACACAGGCAAAATCAGGTGAAGGGGTGTAGGACATGATTTTGGTGACGACCGAGTATGTCAGCGGCAAAACTTTAGAGACGCTTACTATCGTCAAGGGCTCGGCGATTCAAACGAAGCACATCGGCAAGGACATTCTAAGCGGGCTAAAGACTCTCGTAGGCGGTGAACTAACCGAGTATGTCGCCATGCTAAACGAAGCGAGGGCAATGGCCACTAAGCGTATGGTCGAGGAAGCCAAAGCGCTTGGCGCAGACGCTATTGTTTGCGTCCGCTATTCCACGAGCAGCGTTATGTCAGGCGCGGCCGAAATCCTTGCCTACGGAACGGCGGTTAAGTTTAAGTAGGCCT
This window harbors:
- a CDS encoding YbjQ family protein yields the protein MILVTTEYVSGKTLETLTIVKGSAIQTKHIGKDILSGLKTLVGGELTEYVAMLNEARAMATKRMVEEAKALGADAIVCVRYSTSSVMSGAAEILAYGTAVKFK